The Terriglobales bacterium DNA segment CGGAAGTCGGCGATCATCACATCGGCGCCGCACTCGGCCAGCGTCTGCACGATGGCGCGCCCGATCCCGCGCGCGCCGCCGGTCACGACTGCGTTCTTTCCTGTCAGCTCCACCAGGCTCATGCTTTGCTCGCTCCGACCGCCTGTTGAGCTGCGGCAGCGGCGCTCTTCCCCAACCCGAACAGCTCGACCGCGTTGTCGCGCAGCAGCTTTTGCTTCACTTCGTCCTTCAGTCCCAGCTCTTCCACCTGGCGCAGCGATTCCTTCCACGGCAGGCCGTTCGTGCCCCACAGGCAGCGGTCGCGTCCCAGGCGGCTGTTGATGAACTGTACGATCTGCGGCGAGAGATACTTCGGCATCCACGCGTCCACGCCGAACCAGATGTTCTCCCACTTGTAGCAGACGGAGAGCAGCTCATCGACCCACGGCCACCCGGTATGGGCGCCGATCATCTTCAGCTCGGGGAAATCGCAGGCGATGCGGTCCAGTTGCATGGGGCGGGCACAGTCGCTGGGCATGGCTTCCAGCACGTGCCCCACCTGCATCGAGACCGGCACCCCCAGCTCCACGCACTTGGCGTAGAGCGGGTACATCTTGGCGTCGTGGAGCGGGATATCGAAGCCGTAGATGTGGACGTAGACGCCCTTGAAGCCGTGCTCCCCCACCGCGGTCTCGATCTCGGCCAGGCTCTCCTGGATGCGGAAGGGGTTGTAGCCGGCCAGGCCGACGAAGCGGTCGGGGTACTGCTCGGTGTACTGCAGGACATCCTCCAGGCGGGTGTCCATGTACATCCATTTGCGCCAGTAGGACCACATCTTGCACTGGACGATGAAGACCTTGTCGACGCCGGCGGCGTCCATCAGGCCGATCATCTCGGGGATGGATTGGTAGCGGGGCAGGCCGCCGATGGCCTTCTCCATGCGGCAGACCAGCTCACCCTGCTTGGCCCGGTCCCACTGCTCCATGAACTCGCGGGTGGCCACGTAGTACATGAAATCGATCGCCTGGGCGGACAAGCGGCACCCCCATTTGTTCGAACGTTCGTTCGAAATGTACCGGGGCACGCCGGGGCCGCGCTATGACCGAGGTCACGGCGCCGTGTGACGACAATCACGTTGCGAGGGGTGCCGGAACGGGTACCGGACAGATCCGGCGGCAGGTATGGATGACACCCGTTCCGGCCTATGAATCCGCGCGCCTAACCGGCAAAGCCGTCCGGCTGGGACACCGGGACGTGCAGCTCGTGCTCGTCGTAGCGGCGTCCGGCGGCCAGCGCCTTGCGGTTCAACTCCACATACTTCGGGTTCTTCACCTTGGTGGCCAGCACCGCCTCCGCCGTGCTTGCCGGCAGGCACTCGGTCTCGGCCAGCAGCGCGCCCAGCAGGATGACGTTCGCCACCTTGGCCGATCCCAACTCGTCCGCCATCTCGAAGGCCGGCACGCAGACGGCGCGCGCGCCCGCCGGGACCTCGAAATCCTCCGGCAGCCGGTCCCGGCTGTAGATGATGAGCCCGCCCGCCTCCACCTGGGGGGCGAACTTGCGCAACGAGATCTCATTCATGGCGATGAGCACGTCCGGGTGGGAGATCAGCGGCGAGCCCACGCGCTCGCGCGAGAAACAGACGTGGCAATGGGCG contains these protein-coding regions:
- a CDS encoding amidohydrolase family protein, whose amino-acid sequence is MSAQAIDFMYYVATREFMEQWDRAKQGELVCRMEKAIGGLPRYQSIPEMIGLMDAAGVDKVFIVQCKMWSYWRKWMYMDTRLEDVLQYTEQYPDRFVGLAGYNPFRIQESLAEIETAVGEHGFKGVYVHIYGFDIPLHDAKMYPLYAKCVELGVPVSMQVGHVLEAMPSDCARPMQLDRIACDFPELKMIGAHTGWPWVDELLSVCYKWENIWFGVDAWMPKYLSPQIVQFINSRLGRDRCLWGTNGLPWKESLRQVEELGLKDEVKQKLLRDNAVELFGLGKSAAAAAQQAVGASKA